A portion of the Cydia strobilella chromosome 5, ilCydStro3.1, whole genome shotgun sequence genome contains these proteins:
- the LOC134741307 gene encoding heparan-alpha-glucosaminide N-acetyltransferase isoform X2 translates to MPLLILLGVLLGIWVVYGVVRFIMSKVWKTGKLRYGDKELAIQQRLRALDTFRGIAIVFMIFVNDGAGGYWWLEHATWNGLAVGDLIFPSFLWIMGVCIPLSVKGAFAKGVPRWKIFMHIFRRSCIMFLLGVALNTISGRNTLSEIRIFGVLQRLAVAYFVAAGFYALTAPKYFTPPRVHEGACGQALKDVLSCMWCWALAGALVAVHTVITFVVHEPGCPAGYLGPGGKHDDWAAPECSGGAAGHVDRLLLGTDHLFQWTERRQVYGGPHTDPEGLLGCLTSAVQALLGVQAGATVLLQRSHKARVSRWLAWGLVFALAGALLAGFSKEHGVVPINKNLWSISFVFVSTSFCLVLLVLCYLFTDAWRLWGGGPFRAPGLNAIALYVGHMVCYNMFPFHWKVANMETHTINLIEAVWGTALWVVIAHVMAKKKVFITL, encoded by the exons ATGC CTCTCCTGATCCTCCTCGGTGTACTTCTCGGAATATGGGTGGTCTACGGCGTGGTCCGCTTCATCATGTCCAAGGTCTGGAAGACCGGGAAGCTTCGGTACGGAGACAAGGAGCTGGCCATCCAGCAGCGGCTGCGGGCGCTCGACACCTTCCGAGG CATAGCCATAGTGTTCATGATCTTCGTGAACGATGGCGCCGGCGGCTACTGGTGGCTTGAACACGCTACGTGGAACGGTCTGGCGGTAGGAGATCTGATCTTCCCTTCATTCCTGTGGATCATGGGGGTGTGCATACCTCTGTCCGTCAAAGGAGCTTTTGCCAAGGGAGTACCAAGGTGGAAGATCTTCATGCATATTTTCAGG cgcTCCTGCATCATGTTTCTGCTCGGCGTCGCTCTGAACACAATCTCAGGCCGCAACACTTTAAGCGAGATCCGCATCTTTGGCGTCCTCCAACGCCTCGCCGTGGCGTATTTCGTGGCGGCTGGCTTCTACGCGCTCACGGCGCCCAAGTACTTCACACCACCCAGGGTACATGAG GGAGCTTGCGGACAAGCTTTGAAGGACGTCCTCTCGTGTATGTGGTGCTGGGCTTTAGCTGGTGCCCTCGTAGCAGTTCACACTGTGATCACCTTCGTAGTTCACGAGCCCGGCTGTCCAGC AGGCTACCTCGGCCCCGGCGGCAAGCATGACGACTGGGCGGCGCCGGAGTgcagcggcggcgcggcgggccacGTCGACCGCCTGCTGCTGGGCACCGACCATCTGTTCCAGTGGACTGAACGGCGTCAGGTCTACGGAGGACCACATACTGACCCCGAGGGTTTACTCG GTTGCCTAACATCAGCTGTACAAGCGCTACTGGGTGTGCAAGCAGGAGCGACAGTATTGCTGCAACGCTCACACAAAGCACGAGTGTCTCGCTGGCTAGCGTGGGGATTAGTTTTCGCTCTAGCTGGTGCCTTGCTGGCTGGCTTCAGTAAGGAGCATGGAGTGGTGCCAATCAATAAAAACCTGTG GTCTATCTCCTTCGTCTTTGTGTCGACATCGTTCTGCCTCGTCCTGCTCGTCCTCTGCTACCTGTTCACGGACGCCTGGCGCCTGTGGGGCGGCGGGCCGTTCCGAGCCCCCGGCCTCAACGCCATAGCCTTGTACGTGGGCCATATGGTGTGTTACAACATGTTCCCGTTTCACTGGAAGGTGGCCAACATGGAGACGCATACGATAAATTTGATAGAAGCTGTTTGGGGGACCGCGCTTTGGGTTGTTATAGCGCATGTTATGGCAAAGAAGAAGGTTTTTATAACTCTTTGA
- the LOC134741309 gene encoding juvenile hormone esterase-like yields the protein MKAFVWLNILFLVNVHGALQRVDPLVLIDQGLVKGIKAGDGDYSKFLGIPYAKVDLDDPFGAAQAAPEFEEEIFHAYDNSRKCPQTDYGGIIFSGNSEDESPDCLQLNVYSPSKASTLNPLPVLVWIHGGAFSGGSGNEYEAPNLVKQGIVVVTVNYRLGPYGFMCLDDPAVPGNQGLKDQYAALRWIRNNIAAFGGNPYNVTLAGQSAGSASALLQLYSSKEKLFNKVIAESGTPLSPYLFVTGDSDVAVKLANYLGLNTTDNQQALEFLSQTHHSLVTGASSDLKIDFMPCKEKSFSGVDNFIDSEPYAFSNERKIRNTPILIGNTDQECSADDITQMNGDDFYNQDFFYTSLKEKFNLENGQLQEIAEIVRHFYIGDRAISEEVKTEAADFLSDFVFNHPIQDTITNLIRDNANPVYEYVFTYTGESGEKGASHTAELEYLFDYQQKDKAQSEADQIVADRITTLWANFIKYGNPTPETTDLIPIKWTPVTESTRPYLSIGADLEMQDRFLRERTAFWELFQSVYGKYSNLARQCDY from the exons ATGAAGGCCTTTGTATGGCTGAATATTTTGTTCCTAGTAAATGTCCATGGTGCATTACAGAGGGTAGACCCATTAGTGCTAATCGATCAGGGTCTAGTGAAAGGAATTAAAGCTGGTGATGGTGACTACTCAAAATTCTTAGGAATTCCATATGCAAAAGTGGATTTAGATGATCCGTTTGGG GCTGCACAAGCGGCGCCTGAGTTCGAGGAAGAAATATTTCACGCCTATGATAACTCAAGGAAATGTCCTCAAACCGATTATGGCGGTATAATATTCTCTGGAAATTCAGAAGACGAATCTCCTGATTGCCTCCAATTAAACGTATATTCACCGAGCAAAGCAAGCACTCTAAATCCTCTACCAGTTCTCGTTTGGATTCACGGAGGTGCTTTCAGTGGAGGAAGCGGCAACGAGTATGAAGCACCCAACTTGGTCAAACAGGGTATTGTCGTTGTTACAGTTAACTACCGTCTAGGACCTTATGGCTTCATGTGTCTTGATGACCCTGCTGTACCTGGGAATCAGGGACTGAAAGACCAATACGCAGCGCTCCGGTGGATCAGAAACAATATTGCAGCTTTTGGTGGCAACCCTTACAACGTCACATTGGCTGGCCAAAGCGCGGGCTCCGCCTCAGCACTCCTACAGTTGTACTCTTCGAAGGAAAAGTTATTCAACAAAGTAATAGCAGAGAGTGGAACTCCACTTAGTCCATACTTGTTTGTTACTGGAGATTCAGACGTAGCGGTGAAGCTAGCTAATTACTTGGGTCTGAACACGACCGACAATCAGCAGGCCTTAGAATTTTTGTCTCAAACCCACCACAGTTTAGTCACTGGTGCATCCTCAGACTTGAAAATTGATTTTATGCCGTGCAAAGAAAAATCTTTCAGTGGAGTCGATAATTTCATCGACAGCGAGCCTTACGCATTTTCTAACgaaagaaaaataagaaatacTCCCATTCTTATTGGTAATACCGATCAAGAATGTTCTGCTGATGACATAACACAAATGAATGGCGATGATTTTTACAATCAGGACTTCTTCTATACAAGTCTTAAAGAAAAGTTTAATTTGGAAAATGGTCAATTACAAGAGATTGCAGAAATAGTAAGGCACTTTTATATAGGAGATAGGGCTATTTCAGAAGAAGTTAAAACGGAAGCGGCAGACTTTCTGTCCGATTTTGTATTTAACCACCCTATTCAGGACACGATAACAAATTTGATCAGAGACAATGCCAATCCTGTTTATGAGTATGTGTTCACCTATACAGGGGAATCTGGTGAAAAAGGAGCATCACACACAGCTGAGCTGGAGTATTTGTTCGATTACCAGCAAAAAGACAAAGCACAATCAGAGGCCGACCAAATCGTAGCTGATCGAATTACTACTCTGTGGGCCAACTTCATCAAATATGG AAATCCTACCCCGGAGACCACTGACCTGATCCCCATCAAGTGGACCCCAGTTACAGAATCCACCAGGCCCTACCTCAGCATCGGAGCAGATCTTGAAATGCAGGACCGGTTCCTCAGGGAGAGGACCGCTTTCTGGGAGCTCTTCCAGTCAGTCTACGGAAAGTACAGCAACCTAGCTCGACAGTGCGACTACTAA